The genome window GGCCATTGCCATCGCCAACGACAACAATTGCACTAAAGCTAAAGCGACGACCACCTTTTACAACTTTAGCAACACGGTTGATGTGAACAACCTTTTCTTTCAAATCCAATTCGTGTGCGTTAATTCTGTCTCTCACGATTTCCTCACTCGTTTTAGAACTTCAAGCCGCCTTCACGCGCGCCCTCGGCCAATGCTTTTACGCGACCATGATATTTCAGACCGTTGCGATCAAAAATTACTGTTTCAATCCCATTTTCCTTGGCCTTTTTTGCGATAAAAGCGCCGACACGTTTACTGGTTTCAATTCTTGTTTTTACATCTTTCAATTCATCCTTGAGCTCTTTGCTTATTTCCGAAGCGCCTAAGATTGTTTTTTGGGCAGTATCGTCAACAATTTGTCCATAGATGTGACGAATGCTTCGGGAAATTACCAGACGCGGCCGCTCTGCGGTGCCAAACATTTTTGACTTTTTACGTACTTTTTTAGCCATGATACCAACTACCTTCTCAATTATTTCCCAGTTTTACCAGCTTTACGACGGACTGTTTCGTTGTCGTAACGGATACCCTTACCTTTATACGGTTCCGGCTTGCGGAAAGAGCGGATTTTTGCAGCAACTTGCCCGACAGTTTCTTTATCTATACCACTCACCTCAATTCGGGTCGGCTGAGGGACATTGATTTCGACGCCATCTGGCGAATAAAAGTAAATCTGATGTGAATATCCCAAGCTCAAAACCAGGCCATTCCCTTTTTTCTCTGCACGATAACCCACGCCTTCAATTAATAGCGTACGGGTATACCCTTGGGTTACACCCACAACCATATTATTGACTAATGTGCGGGTTAATCCATGCAGTGCACGATGTTTTCGTTCGTTCGTTGGGCGGGATACAGTAAGCGTATTATCTTCCTGTTCAAATATCATATCAGGATTAATCTGACGGGACAGTTTGCCTTTGGGTCCTTTTACACTTACCAAACCACCATCAACTTTGATCTCTACACCGCCGGGAATTTCGATCGGTAATTTTCCTATACGAGACACCGGTTCACCTCTTCCTAAATAAAATAACTATCAAATTTTAATATTACTTACAAACATACCAAAAAGGGCATTTTACACAACCGATATTTGCGTCGATAATTCAACACCAAAATGCGCAAACTACCAGACTGTGCAAAGCACTTCGCCACCCACACCTTCACGGCGTGCCTGACGTTCTGTAATAACACCCCTGGATGTACTCAATATTGCAATACCAACATTGTTTTTAACACGTGGCAATTGCTCTACCCCAACGTAATAACGGCGTCCGGGCTTGCTCACACGTTTTAATTCGTGTATAACAGGTTCACCGGATGGGGCGACGTATTTCAAAAAGACGCGGATGATACCCTGTTTGCCATCATCAATGATGATAAAATTACGAATAAATTTGTGCTCAAACAGAATTTCCGCCATGCGTTTTTTCATGTTCGACGCCGGAATATCAACGGTACGATGCTTTGCCTGAATGGCATTGCGAATCCGTGTCAGAAAATCGGCAATCGGATCAGTCATGGACATATTACAATCTCTCCTAACGTTTTACCAGCTTGCTTTGGTAACACCCGGAATTTCGCCTTTATTTGCCAATTCACGAAGACAAATGCGGCAAATACCAAATTTGCGATAGTACGCACGCGGACGTCCGCAACGCTGGCACCGGTTGTATTCTCGGACTTTAAATTTTTGTTTCCGTTTCGCTTTTGCGATGAGCGCTTTCTTAGCCAAACCTACTTCTCCTTCAACATTATTTCTTGAACGGCATTCCAAACGCTTTCAGAAGCTCGTATGCTTCTTCATCTGAATCTACGTTTGATACGAAAGTGATGTTCAAACCACGGATTTTATCAATTTTATCGACGTTAACTTCAGGAAATACAATCTGCTCACGAACACCAACTGTGAAGTTTCCGCGACCGTCGAGTTTGTCTGGCAAACCGCGAAAATCTCGAATACGCGGTGTTGCAAAATTGATAAAACGATCGAGGAATTCGTACATCCGATCGCCACGCAGGGTCACTTTGCAACCTATTTTCATACCTTCCCGAAGTTTAAAGTTCGAGATGGAATGTTTCGCCGTAGTCAAAGCCGGTTTTTGACCGGCAATTACGGTAAGGTCCTCTACCGCACGTTCCAGAATTTTGCTATCCTGAACGGCTTCGCCAACGCCCATATTCATGGTAATTTTTTGAAGCTTCGGTACCTGCATGATGTTTTTATACCCAAACTTTTTGAACAGCATGGGCACAATTTCTTCCGTATACTTCTTTTTTAAACGGGGTGTATAGCTCATTTCTACAAACCTGCTTTAATCGTTTTAGGCTACTTCTTCACCATTTGCATCCGGGTGTTTGCAAACCCGGACTTTGCTGCCATCTTTTAAAATTTTAAACCCAACCCGTGTTGCTACAGCACTTTTTGGCGCAACCAATTTCACGTTGGAAATATGGATGGGGGCTTCGATACTCAATATACCGCCCTGGGGCATTTGCTGCGTCGGTTTACGGTGACGCTTATGCATATTCACGCCTTCAACAATAATGCGCTCGTTTTCAGGAAACACCTTTAATACTTTTCCGGTTTTCCCGCGATCATTGCCGGCGATGATCATCACAGAATCATTTTTCTTAATTTTTTTCATCGTTTACAACCCTTTAATTAAATCACTTCTGGCGCTAATGACACAATTTTCATAAAAGCTTTATCGCGCAGTTCACGCGCAACGGGACCAAAAATACGGGTTCCGCGCGGTTCACCCTGCGCATCAAGCAACACGGCTGCGTTTTCATCGAAGCGAATATAGGAACCGTCGGCGCGGCGAACTTCCTTTTTGGTGCGTACGATTACCGCTCTTGATACTTGTCCTTTTTTGACCGGCGCATTCGGGATGGCGCTTTTTACAGACACCACGATGATATCGCCTACCGTAGCACTTTTCTTGCCTGAGCCCCCCAACACGCGAATACACATCACTTTTTTCGCGCCTGAGTTGTCCGCGACACTCAAACGGGTTTGTTCCTGAACCATGATGACAACTCCAAAGGTTAAGCTGTTATTTCACTTTTTCAACAATTTCTACAACCCGCCAGCGTTTCGTTTTGCTCAGAGGACGAGTTTCCATAATTTTTACTTTATCACCAATATCGCAGGTATTGGTATCGTCGTGCGCTTTGAACTTCTTGGTTTGCCTGACGAACTTTTTATAGAGTGGGTGTCGAACGTAACGCTCAACAGCTACGACAACGGTTTTATCCATTTTGTCGCTAACTACAAATCCCACACGGGTTTTACGAATACCTCTTTCCATTTCACACCATTCACTTCGGTTAGGATTCTTTTGTTTTGACAATACCTAATTCTATTTCGCGCATGATGGTTTTGGCACGCGCAATTTCACGTTTCACTTCGCGGATCCGGCTTGGATTTGTCAATTGATGCGTCGCTTTCTGAATGCGGAGATTCGCAAGTTCATCCATCAAATCGTCCAGATGTTGTTTGATATCCGCTTCAGGTAAAGCTTTTATTTCCGCAGTGTTCATTTTTATTCTCCCGCTTCTTTACGCGTTACAAACTTGGTTTTGATGGGCAGTTTGTGCGAAGCCAGGCGCATTGCTTCTTTGGCAATTTCTTCAGAAACACCGGCAAGTTCAAACATTACGCGTCCGGGCTTTACAACCGCTACCCAATATTCCGGGGAACCTTTACCTTTACCCATCCGTGTTTCTGCGGGTTTTTTGGTTATGGGCTTATCCGGGAAAATTCGAATCCAAACCTTACCACCCCGTTTGATGTAGCGTGTCATCGCAACACGGGCAGCTTCAATTTGGCGACTGGTAATCCAGCCGGCGTCTAAAGCTTTTAATCCAAATTGTCCGAACGATACACTTGCACCACGGGTTGCATTCCCCGCTCTGCGGCCACGCATTACACGTCTATGTTTAACTTTTTTGGGCATTAACATGACAAACGTCTCCTCTTACGAATTGGTCCCGATCACTTCACCGTGATACAACCACACTTTTACACCGATACAACCATAAGTTGTGTTGGCAGTAGAGGTTGCATAATCAATATTGGCGCGGAGTGTGTGCAGGGGAATCCGACCTTCTTTATAGTTTTCTGTCCGTGCCATTTCCGCACCGCCGAGACGGCCGGAGCACTGTATTTTAATTCCTTCTGCACCGAGGCGCATAGAGGAAGTAATGGCGCGTTTCATCGCACGTCGGAAAGATACTTTCCCTTCCAATTGGCGAGCAATGTTTTGCCCGACCAAAAAGGCGTCTAGCTCCGGATGCTTCACTTCGTTGATGTTGATCTGAATATCTTTGTTGACCAATTTCTTCAGCTCTTCTTTCAACTTATCGACTTCAGCACCTTTTTTCCCGATCACAACACCGGGACGAGCTGTGTTTATCGTAATCAACACGCGCCGTGCAGTGCGTTCGATACCAACTTTCGAAATAGCACCATCTGAAATGCGTTTGAAAATGTATTTACGAATCAACAAATCTTCATTCAGCTTTTCAGCGAAGTTTTTTTCATCAAACCACTGGGAGTTCCAAGTTTTGATAAAGCCCAGACGGTAGCCAACTGGATTCGTTTTTTGACCCAAAACGTAACCTCCGAAACTATACTTTTTTAGCGATCTTCAACAACAATTGTAATATGAGAAGTGCGGCGGCGGATACGACCAACACGCCCCATTGACATGGGACGAAAACGCTTCCACATCGGTCCACCATCTACCGTTACACTTTTCACGAAAATTTTATCCGGATTAACACCGCCGGCCTCTTCCTGGTTTTGAAAATTTGCCACTGCAGAGCGCAATACATTTTCAACCGTTTTAGCGGCGCGCTTCGGCGTAAAGTGCAGGATGCTCAAAGCATCTTCCACATTTTTATCTTTGATCAGACGTGTCACTTGTCTCACTTTTAATGGTGAGAGACGCGCGTATCGTTGTCTGGCTACAGCTTTCATCAACAGACCTCACGATTGAAAAAGGTTAACGAACTTTCGATTTCTTTTCATTTTTACTACCCGCATGACCGCGGTAGGTACGGGTCGGGGCAAATTCACCAAGCTTATGCCCAACCATATTTTCCGTCACATAAACCGGAATAAATTTGATGCCGTTGTGTACTGCAATTGTATGCCCAACAAATTCAGGCGGTACAGTTGAACGACGAGCCCAGGTTTTCACAACTTTCTTTTGACCGCTACCATTCAAATCGTCTACTTTTTGGTATAATTTCTGGTCAATAAAAGGGCCTTTTTTCAGCGATCTTGACATGATTACTTCCTTTATTTACGACGTTTGACGATTAACGCGCTGGATTTTTTACGCTTCTTACGGGTTTTCAAACCTTTGGATAACTGCCCCCACGGTGAACAAGGATGGCGCCCACCCGAGGTCCGACCTTCACCGCCACCCATCGGGTGGTCAACAGGGTTCATCACAACACCCCGAACGCTTGGTCGACGTCCCAACCAACGGGTACGTCCGGCTTTTCCTAAAGAAACGTTAAAGTGATCCGTATTTCCTACTGTACCTAAGGTTGCATAACATTCTTTACGGACTTTACGAATTTCGCCAGAGGGCATTTTCAGCAACGCGTAGTTACCTTCTTTTGCCATCAACTGAACACCTGCACCGGCGCTACGAGCAATTTGCCCACCTTTTCCGGGGATCATTTCGATGTTGTGAATGGTCATACCCAAAGGAATTTTTTCCAGTGGTAGTGCATTACCAACTTTGACATCTGCAGAAGCTCCAGCCATCACCGTATCACCAACTGTTAAACCGTCCGGTGCAATGATGTAACGTTTTTCGCCGTCCACATAATGCAACAATGCAATATTGGCACTACGATTTGGATCGTATTCAATTGCAGCTACTTTTGCTTCAATATCGCGTTTGTTGCGCTTAAAATCGATGATCCTGTAAAGTCTTTTGTGACCACCACCACGCTGCCATGCTGTTACGCGTCCAAGATTATTACGCCCACCGGTTTTGTGCAATGTTTCAGTTAGCGAACGCTCCGGCTTATCTTTAGTAATAACATCTTTTGTCAAATCGATGCGAAAACGCAACGCAGAGGTCATGGGTTTGTATTTTTTTAAAGCCATATCAATTCTCCAACTGCCCGTTTATACGTTATCCAGAAAATCCAGGTGATCACCTTCAGCCAATGTCACATATGCTTTTTTGTATTTGGAAGTGAATCCGGTGACCCGTCCGCCACGAACCATCCGCTGGCGCATTTTCCCTTTTACGTTAACCACACGCAAGCTTTCAACAGTAACATTAAAGCGCTTTGCGATGGCTTTTTTAAGCTCAATTTTGTTTGCCGACGAATCGACCCGGAAAACATACTGATTTTTATCTTCGCGAATCCGTACTGCTTTTTCGGTCAACACCGGCTCGATGATGATAGTTCTGTTATCTTTCATTAGCCCAATACCTCATTGATAATGTTGACTGCACCTTTTTGCAATACCAGAGTATTCGCATTCAGCACGTCATAAGTGGAAAACTGGGGTGCAGTTAAAACCGATTTGTAAGGAATATTTCTGGCAGATCGATAGAAATTTTGATCGTAATTTCCGGTCAAAATCAACACTTTGCGATCAGTAACACCCAGTTTATTCAACATCTCAATTACTTTTTTTGTCTTCGGTCCGTCAAATTCAAAATCTTCAACCACAACGATCTTAGATTCTTTAGCTTTGTAAGCCAATACTGAACGACGTGCCAATTTTTTTACTTTTTTAGGTAGGGTTTGGCTATAATCACGGGGCTGAGGGCCATGCGCGCGACCACCGCCAACCATGTGTGGTGCACGAATCGTTCCCTGACGGGCACGACCGGTACCTTTTTGTTTAAAAGGTTTTTTTCCACCGCCGCTCACAAATGAACGACCTTTGGACTGGTGCGTTCCCTGACGTTGATTTGCCAGATAAGCTTTTACATCAAGATAGACCACATGATCGTTCGGCTCAATTTCGAATATCTCCGGATTGAGCGTGACCGTCTCACTTGTTTTGGTACCATCGATGCGATATACTGTCAGTTCCATAGCAACACTCGTTTATATCAGTTTTTTTTATGAATTTCTACATAGCTATTACGGGATCCGGGAACAGCACCTGAAATGAACAACAAATTGTTTTCCGCATCCACTTTCACAATTCTTAAACCGGCGACTTTTACATTATCATTACCCATTCTGCCGCCCATACGAATTCCTTTAAAAACTTTGGAAGGGTAAGAACTTTGTCCCAATGAACCGGGCGCACGCTGACGGTCCGATTGACCGTGGGTAATTTGCGCACCGGAAAAATTGTGGCGGCGCATAACACCGGCAAATCCACGTCCTTTACTTTTGCCAACAACAGTAATTTTATCACCTTCTTTAAAAAGGTCGACGTTTAACTGGTCTCCGGCTTTCAATTCCGTATCGGTCAACAGTTTAAATTCTTTGAGTTTGCTCAAAGCCGGCACACCTGCTTTATTGAACACACCCATTTGAGGCTTGGCAGTATTTTTTTCTTTTTTCTCGCCAAAACCCAATTGTACCGCCCGATAGCCGTCATTTTCAACCGTTTTCACCTGGGTAACATAGCAAGGACCAGCCTTTACAACGGTAACGGGAATTGCATTTCCGCTGGCGTCGAAAATTCTGGACATGCCTATTTTTTTTCCAAGTAAAGCGTTCATTTTAATCTCCACTAATACACTCATGGTTATTTGCGCAAAGCGCTATTCAATTCGCTGTTAATGATACCGCTGAACAGTATCTCGCTGAAACGAAACAGAACCACACGACTTGCAGCGTCGCTCAGGTTTTAATTTCTATATCAACACCAGCTGGCAGTTCCAACTTCATTAACTGATCGATGGTTTTGTTAGTGGCATTGTGAATGTCGATCAACCGTTTGTGGACACGCACTTCAAACTGCTCGCGCGATTTTTTATCCACGTGTGGCGAACGCAATACCGTAAACAAACTGCGTCTCGTCGGCAATGGAATCGGGCCGGAAATCAAGGCGCCGGTTGTTTTTGCCGTCGTGATAATTTTGTCTGCCGACTTATCAATCAGATGATGATCGTAGGCTTTCAGTTTGATTCGAATGCTTTGACCTGGCACTGCAAATCCTTTCTTTACTTACTTGGTTCCAACACGTTTTTCCATAATTTTCTCAGCGAAACTCTGCGGCAGTTGTTCATAGTGATCAAACTGCATTGAATATACTGCACGTCCTTGCGTTAAAGAACGAAGCCGGGTTGCATATCCGAACATTTCGGAAAGCGGAACAAAAGCTTCAACAACCTGAGCATCTTTGCGAGGCAGAATACCGCTGACTTTGCCACGCCGGGAGTTTAAATCGCCGATTACATCGCCGAGATATTCTTCCGGAACGACAACTTCTACTTCCATAATGGGTTCCAACAACACAGATTTGGCAACACGAAGTGCATTTTTAATCCCCATTGATCCGGCAATTTTAAACGCCATTTCACTGGAATCCACATCGTGATAAGAACCATCATAAAGGCTTACCTTTACATCTACAACAGGATAGCCGGCTAATATACCATTTTTAAGGGCTTCTTCAATACCTTGTTTGACGGGGT of Calditrichia bacterium contains these proteins:
- a CDS encoding 50S ribosomal protein L18, with product MAKKVRKKSKMFGTAERPRLVISRSIRHIYGQIVDDTAQKTILGASEISKELKDELKDVKTRIETSKRVGAFIAKKAKENGIETVIFDRNGLKYHGRVKALAEGAREGGLKF
- the rplF gene encoding 50S ribosomal protein L6, which encodes MSRIGKLPIEIPGGVEIKVDGGLVSVKGPKGKLSRQINPDMIFEQEDNTLTVSRPTNERKHRALHGLTRTLVNNMVVGVTQGYTRTLLIEGVGYRAEKKGNGLVLSLGYSHQIYFYSPDGVEINVPQPTRIEVSGIDKETVGQVAAKIRSFRKPEPYKGKGIRYDNETVRRKAGKTGK
- the rpsH gene encoding 30S ribosomal protein S8 — protein: MSMTDPIADFLTRIRNAIQAKHRTVDIPASNMKKRMAEILFEHKFIRNFIIIDDGKQGIIRVFLKYVAPSGEPVIHELKRVSKPGRRYYVGVEQLPRVKNNVGIAILSTSRGVITERQARREGVGGEVLCTVW
- a CDS encoding type Z 30S ribosomal protein S14 → MAKKALIAKAKRKQKFKVREYNRCQRCGRPRAYYRKFGICRICLRELANKGEIPGVTKASW
- the rplE gene encoding 50S ribosomal protein L5; translated protein: MSYTPRLKKKYTEEIVPMLFKKFGYKNIMQVPKLQKITMNMGVGEAVQDSKILERAVEDLTVIAGQKPALTTAKHSISNFKLREGMKIGCKVTLRGDRMYEFLDRFINFATPRIRDFRGLPDKLDGRGNFTVGVREQIVFPEVNVDKIDKIRGLNITFVSNVDSDEEAYELLKAFGMPFKK
- the rplX gene encoding 50S ribosomal protein L24, translating into MKKIKKNDSVMIIAGNDRGKTGKVLKVFPENERIIVEGVNMHKRHRKPTQQMPQGGILSIEAPIHISNVKLVAPKSAVATRVGFKILKDGSKVRVCKHPDANGEEVA
- the rplN gene encoding 50S ribosomal protein L14 — its product is MVQEQTRLSVADNSGAKKVMCIRVLGGSGKKSATVGDIIVVSVKSAIPNAPVKKGQVSRAVIVRTKKEVRRADGSYIRFDENAAVLLDAQGEPRGTRIFGPVARELRDKAFMKIVSLAPEVI
- the rpsQ gene encoding 30S ribosomal protein S17, encoding MERGIRKTRVGFVVSDKMDKTVVVAVERYVRHPLYKKFVRQTKKFKAHDDTNTCDIGDKVKIMETRPLSKTKRWRVVEIVEKVK
- the rpmC gene encoding 50S ribosomal protein L29, encoding MNTAEIKALPEADIKQHLDDLMDELANLRIQKATHQLTNPSRIREVKREIARAKTIMREIELGIVKTKES
- the rplP gene encoding 50S ribosomal protein L16, with amino-acid sequence MLMPKKVKHRRVMRGRRAGNATRGASVSFGQFGLKALDAGWITSRQIEAARVAMTRYIKRGGKVWIRIFPDKPITKKPAETRMGKGKGSPEYWVAVVKPGRVMFELAGVSEEIAKEAMRLASHKLPIKTKFVTRKEAGE
- the rpsC gene encoding 30S ribosomal protein S3, coding for MGQKTNPVGYRLGFIKTWNSQWFDEKNFAEKLNEDLLIRKYIFKRISDGAISKVGIERTARRVLITINTARPGVVIGKKGAEVDKLKEELKKLVNKDIQININEVKHPELDAFLVGQNIARQLEGKVSFRRAMKRAITSSMRLGAEGIKIQCSGRLGGAEMARTENYKEGRIPLHTLRANIDYATSTANTTYGCIGVKVWLYHGEVIGTNS
- the rplV gene encoding 50S ribosomal protein L22, giving the protein MKAVARQRYARLSPLKVRQVTRLIKDKNVEDALSILHFTPKRAAKTVENVLRSAVANFQNQEEAGGVNPDKIFVKSVTVDGGPMWKRFRPMSMGRVGRIRRRTSHITIVVEDR
- the rpsS gene encoding 30S ribosomal protein S19, whose protein sequence is MSRSLKKGPFIDQKLYQKVDDLNGSGQKKVVKTWARRSTVPPEFVGHTIAVHNGIKFIPVYVTENMVGHKLGEFAPTRTYRGHAGSKNEKKSKVR
- the rplB gene encoding 50S ribosomal protein L2, whose product is MALKKYKPMTSALRFRIDLTKDVITKDKPERSLTETLHKTGGRNNLGRVTAWQRGGGHKRLYRIIDFKRNKRDIEAKVAAIEYDPNRSANIALLHYVDGEKRYIIAPDGLTVGDTVMAGASADVKVGNALPLEKIPLGMTIHNIEMIPGKGGQIARSAGAGVQLMAKEGNYALLKMPSGEIRKVRKECYATLGTVGNTDHFNVSLGKAGRTRWLGRRPSVRGVVMNPVDHPMGGGEGRTSGGRHPCSPWGQLSKGLKTRKKRKKSSALIVKRRK
- the rplW gene encoding 50S ribosomal protein L23, with protein sequence MKDNRTIIIEPVLTEKAVRIREDKNQYVFRVDSSANKIELKKAIAKRFNVTVESLRVVNVKGKMRQRMVRGGRVTGFTSKYKKAYVTLAEGDHLDFLDNV
- the rplD gene encoding 50S ribosomal protein L4, with amino-acid sequence MELTVYRIDGTKTSETVTLNPEIFEIEPNDHVVYLDVKAYLANQRQGTHQSKGRSFVSGGGKKPFKQKGTGRARQGTIRAPHMVGGGRAHGPQPRDYSQTLPKKVKKLARRSVLAYKAKESKIVVVEDFEFDGPKTKKVIEMLNKLGVTDRKVLILTGNYDQNFYRSARNIPYKSVLTAPQFSTYDVLNANTLVLQKGAVNIINEVLG
- the rplC gene encoding 50S ribosomal protein L3; translated protein: MNALLGKKIGMSRIFDASGNAIPVTVVKAGPCYVTQVKTVENDGYRAVQLGFGEKKEKNTAKPQMGVFNKAGVPALSKLKEFKLLTDTELKAGDQLNVDLFKEGDKITVVGKSKGRGFAGVMRRHNFSGAQITHGQSDRQRAPGSLGQSSYPSKVFKGIRMGGRMGNDNVKVAGLRIVKVDAENNLLFISGAVPGSRNSYVEIHKKN
- the rpsJ gene encoding 30S ribosomal protein S10 yields the protein MPGQSIRIKLKAYDHHLIDKSADKIITTAKTTGALISGPIPLPTRRSLFTVLRSPHVDKKSREQFEVRVHKRLIDIHNATNKTIDQLMKLELPAGVDIEIKT